DNA from Coffea arabica cultivar ET-39 chromosome 10c, Coffea Arabica ET-39 HiFi, whole genome shotgun sequence:
TCCTTTTAATAGATTCTTCTTTCCTTGTGTCTCTGTCTTTCAAATGGCATGCATCTTAATGGAAGCCATGCTAAGCAGTGTTCCCCAACTTGAGGATAGCATCCTTGAAATATTGTGGTCTCAGTGAAGCTTTCTAAGAGATTAGCTCTAAAAGTCTTTGCCAAGCCATATACTATTAGGAATTCTAATCCTATGTGACATTGCATTTCTGTTCAGATAATCCTTTTCAGAAACACATCTGTAATGCCTTAAGAGACAGAGAGACAGTGGAGTAGCAGTTAACTTAAAAACTGCAAACCGTAACACTATGCGGCGAAACAAGATTCCCATCTTACCCCTAGGATGATTCTACCTGAATATATGTAAACATTCTCAAGTAACTATAATTCCATGATCCAATCCCGTTGTTACTTCCTCAAATTTGGAAAGCAGGAAGTTGGATCCACACCAAGTTGAATTTCTGTGTAGCACGTGAATAAAAGGAATGATATTATTCAAATTACAGTCCATCGTAGAGATATATTGGGTGATCTTAATATGTCAAACATATGAAGGTGGACTCCTTGTCAAAGTGCATCAACATTAATACTTTTTTCCCCGATTGCACCAAAATTTACCCTGAGCCCTCCAATTCAGAGTTTCAGATTTTCTGCTGATAAAGTAATTTAAGCACCCTACATTGtcagttattattattatctgcAGCAAACCGTGTACTGTATTGTTCTAAATTTGATCATCAGTAGACAGAGGATTCTTACACTTTTGCATGCGGTTGCTGGAGAGTCTGCTGCCAAAAACCTATGGTCATTCCATAGGAGCCTTCTATGATGTTCTCCCTCAACCTCTGGATCTTTATGGGAACATGGTAACATAGTTTCTGCAACCTTTAGAGGAATACAGATTTTGGATATGTAGTTCTGACCAAAAGTCAGAATTAAGGAAATAAATCCCAGAACCATAAGCTCTGAAAGGATaaaaaaaacagaaagagaGAGATGAGATACGAATAGACCATTGGAAAAGTAAGTTGAGAAACCTTCCTCTTGTTACCCCAAAAGTACTGTTAAAAAGCCCTTACCGGCTTTAATTTTCTCTAGAGCTTCATTCAGAGCTTCCTTGCGCTTCCTTTGGAAAGTCTGAAAAGATCAGAAAGTAGGAGGTTCAAAAGCATTGCCATGCATCTAAGTTGACATGAAATATACGTTAAAGTAGCACAGTAGAAACCAGGAAGAAGATGAAGTGTTTTCTGGTTTCAAATATAGAAAGGACTCGATGGCTGTGTATATTTCTCAACCAACCATTTCCCGTATGACAGCTCAATATTCAAACAAATGCTTTTCCAATGGCTATCTAATCATGACAGGACTAAGAGAGCATTAATGTAGCACAATCCAGTCCTTCCAATGTTTGCGGAGGACTCTGTTTTCGGTACAAAGAAATAGTAGTATCAATTAAGGCGAAAGACATTATTTGTTACTCAGTCATGGATGCATCCAAAGATTGGAAACTAAAATGGATCACGCTCCTCTAATCGCTATAAAAGTGATTAAAACTGGAAAGGGCCTGCAATTGTTCATGTACCCGAACCTCTAATTAACGACCCTTCGTACATTAACTAAATTGCACCTAAGAGATCCgcaccaccaaaaaaaaaattatgcatgAAAAGCACGAGGATTGTTTATTAAATCCATCTACAAAATAAGAACCCCATAGTCCTCGTTCCGATGTATTTCTGCCAAGGGAACAACATTTTTTGTGCGAAAGATCATAACGCTCGGTTTAAACGAGGAACGGAAAGCCGAAAAGAACACGAAGAAggcgtaaaaaaaaaaaaaaaagatacatatatatatatatttaacaagaagaAATCGTAGAAGCACCTTCCCGATTCCATGAAGCGCTTTCTCCAACAATATGGAGACAACAACGATGACAGCAGAGACCAATGCAACTGCCCAGGTGGGTGTCTTCTCCAGAGTCCTTCCTGCACGATCTCCCGCCATTTTCTGTTAAGGGGGCCACACCTTGAGTATATATGATAATGATATGGTACTAGTACGATGTTTTTATGGAAGACAGATCAAAGCTGATTTGTTGGTAGAGTAATGGTAAACCCACAACACATGCAAACTAATTCAAGGAAACTCAGGAGTTATGGAAATTCTTTGATGAAAGGAACCATtgatttcctttctttctctgttttttctttttctttttgtcggGGATTTTTAGAATAATGGTATTGACAAAATTGGAAATGGCTCCAGAACAGGAGATGCCGGTCCGGTGGCGTTTGTGGAATGGTAACGGTACTGAACCGGATTGTACGGACGGAAACGAAGGAGCATATTTTATATACTCCctctgtcccactttgatagttctaatttttttttcacacagtttaagaaaaagtaattaactttattggaaaaataaatttaaattgctatttttctgaAATACCCTTCATTAAATAAAATTAgcttttcatatatcaatatgttttggaaaatttaaatgcattaaatggggtagattATATTCAATACTaacaatctatattaaataaggtaattcatagtaataacaacttacattgaataagggtattttagagaaattaaaaggcaattacatttttcaattggaaagtggactataatttaGAACAGACGAAAAAGGATAATAGAACTATTAAAGTGGGACGAGGGGAGTATGTTGCTGCAAATACTATATAGCTGTGAAGTAGTGCAAGTTATGTCgggactctttttttttttttttttttaatgttcgTCCTAAAAAGGAAGTATGGGTTCCTTAGACAGGATTTttggtctttttttttcttttcccctcgTAAAAAAAGAAGTATtgctctgtctctctctctctctccctccttccagatgatgatgatgatgggaGGGGTCCTAAGTGAAATCTTACTAACGCAGAGTGTTAGTAGGGATTATATTCATTTATACTTGCAAcaataataaagaaaagaagaaaggaagaagataGATCACAACCATTCAACCACAATTCCCTCCCTTTGCCTATTTTTGTGCGATTTTCAGGATCTTACCAAACTCTCTCTCTGTCTCACGCTCAAGGTTTCCCAGACTAGAAAAATTGATTAGTCCAATCCAATAAAATTAACCCCAAAAAGTTGACGACTCAGCCACCGCACCACCACCATCAATGTAGATCGACTCCTTGTAGTTGTACTACCAATAACATTTCGTCAATCGCGGACTCCGCCATCAATCTTTTTATCTCTCTGATTTTGACAACAACATATAATGGAAGAAAAAAACAACAATGATAACTGAACTGGAGATCTATTTCTATATATATTTTACGAATCGAAATAAATCAGTATCTTGTTTCCTAAACCTCATTGAAACCTAGAAGAAAATTGGTTTTGCTGCGAATCGCTCGGAACGAACACAGGAAGCTGACCTCCCCGCTGTGTTCTACCCTGCTGATACAAACTTGATCCCGAGCTTCGTTGCGGTCCAGCTGCCAATCCGCCGCCGCTTCTCGTCCCTCCTCTACCTAGCTGCTCGCTCACCAATGGGCCACCAAAGAAAATGGATTGGCCCGTGTACGTGAGCTCAGCTCCAGAAACCTGGGAGGAACAAGAACCAGTGTTTCTTGTCGCTGCAGACACAAACCGCCCAGCTTCCTGATCCCAATACACTGACGACTTGGGGTTTTCCGTAACTCCAGGATTGTTTTTCCTCGCAAGGTTCTGGTTCAGATCATCTCCTACACCAGCCTCATTCCCATTCCCATCACCGGCTTTCACCGACCAAGGTGATTGTTCTGCAGAGGACTGATATATTGGGTTGAAGTGGCCTCTGTTCGAAGATTCCAGCCCCTGTGGGGAAGCAGTGAGATTTGCCGCAAGAGGACTGCTTAAATTACTAATGCTGTGACCACATGTTTCAATATCTTCTCTGCTTGCAAGACTTGGTGGATATGAGCTCTTCGTGGAAGATAACCTTGATGTTCCTGCCCGAGCATTCCTTTCATAAAATCCCTGGTTCGTACTGGTTGGACTGCTTTTACCGCTCATATTTGTACTCGACAAATGATCACCATCATGCTGATGATGTCTAGAACTCACTGGACGAAGAACAGATGAAGAAGCTCTAGCCTTGGCACCAGCTTTAATTGCCTCGTTAGAATCTAGTTTTGCAAGTTTCCATGCACTAATTCGGACTGGACGCTGCGCTACCTTTTTCCCCTTATCAGCTTGTAATGCATCTGGATCAACTGTGGATGGTAAGCGTCCTGGCTCTAGATGAGGGATAATCTCATCCTGTATATGAGACACCAGGAATGGAAGCATCTCAATGCACTTTCATAGCCTTGCTAGACTTTGACATTCCGAAAGAAGACAAATGAAATGCATTTAGCAGataatgttttctttttctagtagATTAGAAAGGAAGTTGCAACTCTGATCTAGTAATAGGTAAGACCATGAACACTAACGCCAAAAATGAGGATTTCATCGAATCCACAAGTCGATTTGATGACCACCACTGAATGCCAACTTCATCAAGTCCAGAAGAATTCAAGATGCCATTagtttgggaaaaagaaaaggacgtAGCAATGTGGTGTACGACATTCACAATGGTAGCAATCACTTGACCAAATAGCTTTGCCAAATCTTTAAGGATAATAAACTTATTAAAGAATATGCTTCACTGCATATGGTGTAAGACATTCACAATGGTAGCAATCACTTGACCAAATAGCTTTACCAAATCGTTAAGGATAATAAACTTATTAAAGCATATGCTTCGCTGCATCCCACAGTCATGCACATAAATGTCTGTTAAGAATGTAGAATAAGAGAAGCATCAGCACCTGATGGTCCATAAAGATTCTAGGAGGAGTGCACCAAGCACCTTTATACTGCAAGCCCTTTCCAAGAGAACTTCTACCACTAATTGCAGTCACAGCAGAACTTGTTGGCGATGATGGCAGGCTCTGCTGTTCTTCTCCGTCGATAGAGGGTCCAGGAGGTTCACTCTGGGTCCTCATAGCAACAACATACTCGTATGTTGTAATACCCTATAGAAAAGGTTATGGTTTCACTAAATAATGTTAtcagagagaaagagagagagagagtaagagGGAGAGAGACTAACCTTTCTAATCAAAATTATGTGGAAAAAGAACAGTTCACCCAGAGGCACAGTTGCAAGAAAAGAAACAGCTGTGCAGAGTGCCTGTAAaacaagaaaagcaaaaagaaaaggcacTTAGAGAACCAAAATCTCTCATAAAATTGTATGGAGGTGGCTTATAACACGGCAAAACCTATTTGCTGAATCCTAGATGCAAACTAGACAATCACAAACTTAGTtcacaagaataatgcacacaCTATTCCCGACAGTTTGGTACTGCTGAAGAAATTAGTACATGAAGTATTTAATGGAAAGTCTCCCTCTTTCATTAGCATTGAACTGTTTGCAAATACAGTAGCAAGGTAGATCATGCAAATCCAACACATACACAACAATCAGCTTAACATTTGACAATTAATATAGGTACTGTATTTGAAGTACAAAGAGATATACCACCACAGTGGCAAATGGGGGTCGAGAGAATCCATCTCCAAGTCTTTCTGTTATCTGATGTTCTGTAGCCTTTCTATCAGCAAAGCAACGAACAAGGACCATAATGCCCACCGCACACTCAAAAGCAAGCTGACCCCAAAAAACTCTCTCAAGAAGGAAGGGTTAGGAACAAGAGATAGTCATAACAAGCCAGAGCTGTGAGGAAAATAACAGAAAACTTGAAAAGCAAAGAAACAATATAAGAGCTTACCCAGACAAGGCTTGCTGCCATTAGGCACACAAAAGTGATATAATTTTTCCTTCCCACACAATTATTTAACCACTGCATAAATCACAGCATTGAATCAAAGTTAAATTTATCATACAGACAGAAAGAAAATGCATTTAAGTGTAGCAGAGAATTCTGCATACACAAAAAAGGTGCACAACGAAAAAAACAATTAAAGTTAGTAGGTAATGAGGAAGAATCCTGGGTTTGAAGCGGTAAAATATCAGATATCAACCCGACAGGTCATATATTTCTTTAATGACTGATCCTTGGATCGCTCCAAACACATCATCTTTTACAATCAGCCTCTTCTCAGCAATAGATGGGAAATTGTAATTCCTCAATATGTCAGTCAACAAAATGAGAATATGTATTCTAATAATATGATAAACTCCAACTTTAAACCAACCCGGCAATGATGATCAAATCCATCAACACATTTGTCACAACTCCGGCAATGTTTACTGAATTTTTGAACctgcaaaaagaaaaactctcctgAATGATCTGGTTCCAGTACATATGAGTTCCCACTTTAGAAGGCAAAAGATAAGATGAGGATGCAAAGAGTAAAAACTGTAGAAATTCCTCGATTATGATGTAATTCTCTTAAAAAGTAGCAGCTGAGATAAAATTCCTCTAACTGCTTTCTATGTTCCCAATTTTCATATGTATGTAAATACATCTACAATGATCTTTAAGAGCCTTGCACATGATATGCACTTTTATACCTCAGCATTGCACAATGTGCAGAACAAAGCCTCTTCCTCTCCATTTTGCTCCTGTAAATGGTCTTCATCTTTCCGGCAATCGGCCTTCACGAGAAAACCACAAAAGAGCCCTCCAACTGTCGAACAGCAACCTGAGCTATGTTGTTCGGATTTTCCTTCATTGTTCAATCCTACCTTGCTTGGCTCCTCTATATATGATAATTACATCATCAGACACCAGTAAACTATCAAAAGCTACAGTTACCATCCATGCTTCTTTGAGGATACGAGGACATGAAAGGTAGACTTAACACAACTGCTGACAATGCATTTAAAACTTGACTTTTCCTACACTTAATGCTGCTTAAGTGAGATTTCTGATAATTTACACATCTTATGACTCAATAAGAGACTGCTGGATGAAATTCTATCAGCTCATATCCCAGCATTTTTCATGCGTCCGACTGACCACTAAATCAGACACCATACTAGTTTTTTGGTTTAATGATCGGATGATTAAATGGCAATAAAAAACTTACCGGGGAACTCTGAGTtgttctgtgacctatgagtcAATGTCTTGTCAGGTTCGATGAGAATGCCAGGATCAGCAGGATCAATGGCTGTGCATCTAACATAAAGTATAAACACACAGAGAGCCTGAAAggataataacaaaaataagaaagcaACAactggagagagagagagagagagagatctcATTATCTCAAagatagaagaagaagaggccCCTGTTGCACTCACCAGAAAGGAATAAATACCAATGGCTATGTATTCATAGATGTCCTTCCCAAGAAAGGGAGCAAAAAAGGCATAGAAAGCAACAGATAGCAGGAAGAAAACAGTTATTGCCACCACCTAAAAAGAGGAATATTGCTGGTGAGAATGCTCGATTTGAGCCTAATTATGGTGCTTTGGGGAAGCAATAATATGGAACCATGTAGCAGCttaacaacaaaattaaaattatgaactCATATAGTTATAAGGACTATAAGAGGATTGAAAGCTATTACTAAACTCACTGTCAAAATTGAAGTGCAGAACTATTCTTTACAAAATCTGAAATGAGAGAAAGTGGTGCTTGTGAAACTTCAAAGAATGTATGCAGAACCACGCACCAAAGAGTAGCCTTAGGTTCATATTATGTCTTTAAGGTAACAGTGGCAGGATATGTAATGGACAAAAAGCTATTTAATTTTCTGAATAAGCTCAAGAAAAAAGATAAACAAGGACATATTACTGGGACAAAAGGTATGAAGGAATATTAAGAGCCAATTACCTAAGACTAAGATGAGCCAATGCTAAAACCTTACGGAAGTACACAATTCTTCACGACCACAACCCCAGTAAAGCACGAGAGGGCTAAGGACTAGGAAATGATCATCTAAAATTGAATATGTGCAGCTCCATAAACTCGCTTTCTACCATCTAGATgagattttttattattaaagtTTCCTGACTTCATCGTTTTCAAGACTGTCCTTATACTAGTTATCTAGCAGGTTTTGTTCCTATGCTCTAACCAAGTCCAGAAAATATCAGGATTCTACTCAGAGAAGTATTCATGGAAGTAATGTTAACTTATGACAGCTTAATATTAAATCTTGCCTGGgataaattgcaaaaaaaaaaaaaaaaaaagacactaaATTGCATTTCACCCCTAAAACTCTTCGAAAAAAGCAAGATAAAATTAGTGAAGTTGTTAAGGAAAATTGATAAAAGTGTAAAAGAGAGAACACAGGAATATTATGCTACACAATTTTGTAGAAGAAGGAGAGAATTCGTGAATACAAGCTTCCCTCCCcacccaaaaaaacaaaaagaaaagaaaaagaaaaagaaaaaaaccacCGAAGATTTTACAGAAAAGAATAAACAAAGCAATGGCATCATGATTTCACATTTGTTGAGCAATAAACTGAAACAAAAACAGTAGGAAGAAGCAGAACGATAATGTTGTGACAAAAAAGCCTACATTGCACGATCTCAAAGAGTCAAACAGGTTTAAAATAGAGAGAAATGAGTCAAAAGCTCCCTCTATTTCCCACAGCTTACCCCaagactacatttttttttttccaaatttctcacttcaatcaaaaGCCAGAAGAGTTGTTAGAGAGCCTACCTGAAACGTGTGAGCAGGAAGTTGCCAGCCATGACGCCTAGCCATGATCAGGACCCAAGTCAAAGGGTGTCAATCACCAGCATTCACCCttcaacattaaaaaaaatttaaaaataattaaaaaaaacttgTGACAAACTTAAATCTCCGAATCAGATTTTGTTTCAAAAGTACTTAAAACGCTTTGCATCTCTCACTCCATCTCTTCTTTCATCATCAACTGAACCAGAGAGTCTGACGGGCTTTCTGAGATTTAAGTCCTAACCCAGATGCTAAAAACTTATGTAAATGTGACGCATTTTCTTGATTTGCAGTTCTAGGGTTCGGGGAGATCAGCAAAGTAGCATGGATCAATAGGCCCTTGAAGTGACAGAGAAGGCTACTGAAGAGGTTACAAACAATACGAAAAGGGTTCGGTTTCCGTTGTACAAATGGTAGTAAGTGGCACAGAATACCCAGTTTTGGTCCTATTGGAGTGGGGGATGCGCCCACTGCCGGCTAACGGTTCGATTGAGCCCCCGAAATGGCATATTGGAACCAACATATTTTGGGCAAGTTGGCTTAGGCTCAAGGTTAGGGTTCAAATCTCACACCttgcaat
Protein-coding regions in this window:
- the LOC113712284 gene encoding protein S-acyltransferase 21 → MARRHGWQLPAHTFQVVAITVFFLLSVAFYAFFAPFLGKDIYEYIAIGIYSFLALCVFILYVRCTAIDPADPGILIEPDKTLTHRSQNNSEFPEEPSKVGLNNEGKSEQHSSGCCSTVGGLFCGFLVKADCRKDEDHLQEQNGEEEALFCTLCNAEVQKFSKHCRSCDKCVDGFDHHCRWLNNCVGRKNYITFVCLMAASLVWLAFECAVGIMVLVRCFADRKATEHQITERLGDGFSRPPFATVVALCTAVSFLATVPLGELFFFHIILIRKGITTYEYVVAMRTQSEPPGPSIDGEEQQSLPSSPTSSAVTAISGRSSLGKGLQYKGAWCTPPRIFMDHQDEIIPHLEPGRLPSTVDPDALQADKGKKVAQRPVRISAWKLAKLDSNEAIKAGAKARASSSVLRPVSSRHHQHDGDHLSSTNMSGKSSPTSTNQGFYERNARAGTSRLSSTKSSYPPSLASREDIETCGHSISNLSSPLAANLTASPQGLESSNRGHFNPIYQSSAEQSPWSVKAGDGNGNEAGVGDDLNQNLARKNNPGVTENPKSSVYWDQEAGRFVSAATRNTGSCSSQVSGAELTYTGQSIFFGGPLVSEQLGRGGTRSGGGLAAGPQRSSGSSLYQQGRTQRGGQLPVFVPSDSQQNQFSSRFQ